In the genome of Hymenobacter taeanensis, one region contains:
- a CDS encoding DUF3037 domain-containing protein, producing the protein MPEKHLYEYAVLRVVPRVEREEFLNVGVILYCSSQGFLQARFEVPEARLRAFAGNELDLTELTQRLRSFERICQGRKEGGPIGQLPVASRFRWLTATRSTIVQTSPVHPGRCTDPAETLARLYAQLVL; encoded by the coding sequence ATGCCCGAAAAGCACTTGTATGAGTACGCCGTGCTGCGCGTGGTGCCACGCGTAGAGCGCGAGGAGTTCCTCAACGTGGGCGTAATCCTGTACTGCTCCTCACAGGGGTTCTTGCAAGCCCGGTTTGAGGTGCCCGAGGCCCGCCTGCGCGCCTTTGCCGGCAATGAACTGGACCTGACCGAGCTCACCCAGCGGCTGCGCTCCTTCGAGCGCATTTGCCAGGGGCGCAAAGAGGGTGGGCCTATTGGGCAACTCCCGGTTGCCTCCCGGTTTCGGTGGCTCACGGCCACGCGCAGCACCATTGTGCAAACCTCACCCGTGCACCCCGGTAGGTGCACTGACCCCGCTGAAACCCTGGCGCGCCTATACGCCCAGCTAGTGCTGTAG
- a CDS encoding DUF3891 family protein has translation MIVREMLTSFICLAQHDHAQISGRLAEQWQLAYFEGPDRRPEVLLASREHDRAWIPLDAVPIWNKQTQAPHSFLDYPTAPKVQHYQQGIEEVAHLAPYAGLLCSLHYTSFPDLARSPAGQQFLRTEAERQQHLKQQLRLTAPTEAATLEFHKRLLRFTDNLSLYLCLNEPGTTKEQEHPWYREGIPFSDYFAFTRQHTIQVEWPSRHSVRIHPSPFQVPFAVRLRYKELPKAQLTATSLGQCFAEAPVEELEVWVH, from the coding sequence ATGATTGTTCGGGAAATGCTCACCAGCTTCATCTGCCTCGCTCAACACGACCATGCCCAGATTTCGGGCCGGCTGGCGGAGCAGTGGCAGCTTGCTTACTTTGAGGGCCCCGACCGCCGGCCAGAAGTGCTGCTGGCCAGTAGGGAGCATGACCGGGCCTGGATACCCCTTGATGCAGTGCCTATCTGGAATAAGCAAACCCAGGCCCCTCATTCCTTTCTCGACTACCCCACCGCTCCTAAAGTGCAGCACTATCAGCAGGGTATTGAGGAGGTTGCCCACCTGGCACCCTATGCTGGCTTGCTGTGCAGCCTGCACTACACCAGCTTTCCCGACTTGGCCCGCAGCCCCGCCGGCCAGCAGTTCCTGCGCACGGAGGCTGAGCGCCAGCAGCACCTTAAACAACAGCTCCGGCTCACGGCTCCCACCGAGGCCGCCACCCTGGAGTTTCATAAAAGGCTGCTTCGCTTCACCGATAACCTCTCGCTCTACCTCTGCCTCAATGAGCCTGGCACCACCAAAGAGCAGGAGCACCCCTGGTACCGGGAAGGCATACCCTTCTCTGATTACTTTGCCTTCACCCGGCAGCATACCATACAGGTGGAGTGGCCTAGCCGCCACTCCGTGCGCATTCACCCCTCCCCCTTTCAGGTGCCCTTTGCTGTGCGCTTGCGCTATAAAGAGCTACCCAAAGCACAACTGACAGCAACAAGCCTAGGCCAGTGCTTTGCGGAAGCGCCGGTTGAGGAGTTGGAGGTTTGGGTGCACTGA
- a CDS encoding alpha/beta hydrolase — protein MLPLAAQTPSPPAGRVVVKTLDSKLLRGNPGGENPRRRVSVYLPADYETHPQRRYPVVYYLHGFTWNDSLIFNQDGMKGLLDQAIADRQIRPFILVVPNEQTRFGGSWYVNSATNGPWADFTARELIEFVDKNFRTLARPGSRGLAGHSMGGGGTIRLAMQFPGTWAAAYALSPAFLGAHPSYLPGPGVPTALRAKGPADVQGSHVAFATVSLSRAFSAAPKKQPFGADLPGSLGADSVARRDAVLGRWVGATPTAQLPTRIAALRQLRALAFDWGAQDEVRHIPPTCYTFSSWLSSFGLRHTAQEYEGTHGSRIMGRTGRVYQQVLPFFNTHLDFE, from the coding sequence GTGCTTCCGCTAGCGGCCCAGACACCCTCACCTCCGGCTGGGCGCGTGGTAGTAAAGACTCTTGACTCCAAGCTGCTGCGCGGTAACCCAGGTGGCGAAAACCCACGCCGCCGCGTGAGCGTGTACTTGCCGGCCGACTATGAAACTCATCCGCAGCGGCGCTACCCGGTGGTATATTACCTGCACGGTTTTACCTGGAACGACAGCCTGATCTTCAACCAGGATGGGATGAAAGGCCTGCTTGACCAAGCCATTGCCGACCGTCAGATCCGGCCCTTTATCCTGGTTGTGCCTAACGAGCAGACGCGCTTTGGGGGCAGTTGGTATGTTAACTCGGCCACCAACGGCCCCTGGGCCGACTTTACCGCCCGGGAGCTGATAGAGTTCGTTGACAAGAACTTTCGTACGCTGGCTCGCCCTGGCAGCCGTGGCCTGGCCGGACACTCCATGGGTGGCGGTGGCACCATTCGGCTGGCCATGCAATTTCCGGGTACCTGGGCAGCGGCCTACGCCCTGAGCCCCGCCTTTCTGGGGGCGCATCCCAGCTATCTGCCGGGCCCAGGCGTGCCCACTGCCCTGCGGGCCAAAGGCCCCGCCGACGTACAGGGCAGCCATGTAGCCTTCGCCACGGTATCTCTATCCCGGGCCTTCTCAGCGGCCCCAAAAAAACAGCCGTTCGGTGCCGATTTGCCCGGTTCTCTGGGTGCCGACAGCGTGGCTCGGCGTGATGCCGTGCTGGGACGCTGGGTGGGCGCTACTCCTACCGCGCAACTGCCTACGCGCATTGCGGCGCTGCGCCAGCTTCGGGCCCTGGCTTTTGACTGGGGCGCTCAGGACGAGGTACGCCACATTCCGCCCACTTGCTACACCTTCAGCTCGTGGCTTAGTAGCTTTGGCTTGCGCCACACGGCGCAGGAGTATGAGGGCACCCACGGTAGCCGCATTATGGGACGTACCGGGCGCGTGTATCAGCAGGTGCTGCCGTTTTTCAATACTCATCTTGATTTCGAGTAG
- a CDS encoding glycosyltransferase, whose protein sequence is MPRISTDLVLPCYNPPEGWAANLIACLQELQQRLPEADFTVYVVNDGSSKPPTEADIALLRSALPQFHYLSYNENRGKGYALRYGVQQAHNPYCLFTDIDFPYQEDSVAAVFRKLADQHYDIAVGARDDAYYAEVPAIRTGISRTLRFCTRYLLRLPVSDTQCGIKGFNAKGKVLFLQTQVDRYLFDLEFLFRSARIPQLRVAAVPVQLKPGIIFSRMNPRVLATEGFNLLKIIGKNSRRLNSLR, encoded by the coding sequence ATGCCGCGTATCTCCACCGACTTAGTTCTTCCCTGCTACAATCCACCGGAAGGTTGGGCAGCCAACCTCATTGCCTGCCTGCAGGAGCTGCAGCAACGCCTACCAGAGGCTGATTTTACGGTGTACGTAGTGAACGACGGCTCCTCTAAGCCACCTACTGAGGCTGACATTGCGTTACTGCGCTCAGCGCTGCCCCAGTTCCACTACCTTTCCTATAACGAAAATCGGGGCAAAGGCTACGCCCTGCGTTATGGGGTACAGCAAGCCCATAACCCCTACTGTCTGTTCACTGATATTGACTTCCCCTACCAAGAAGATAGTGTGGCGGCGGTGTTCCGGAAGCTGGCGGACCAGCACTACGATATTGCAGTGGGCGCGCGCGATGATGCCTATTACGCCGAAGTGCCCGCTATCCGAACGGGTATCTCGCGCACCTTACGCTTTTGCACCCGCTATTTGCTGCGGCTGCCCGTATCCGATACGCAGTGCGGTATCAAGGGCTTTAACGCAAAAGGTAAGGTTCTCTTTCTGCAAACTCAGGTTGATCGGTACCTGTTTGACCTCGAGTTCCTGTTCCGCTCAGCCCGGATTCCGCAGTTACGGGTAGCTGCCGTACCAGTACAGCTCAAGCCGGGCATTATCTTTTCCCGCATGAATCCTCGGGTACTGGCCACTGAAGGGTTCAACCTATTAAAAATTATTGGTAAAAACAGCCGACGCTTGAACTCCCTTCGGTAA
- a CDS encoding xanthine dehydrogenase family protein molybdopterin-binding subunit: MDTTPTPKNNIGKPMNRVDGRLKVTGAATYSAEYNLPNMSYAVLVGSTIAKGRIKNIDARAAERAPGVLAVITHFNSPKVPGFVPTGKDPSQPQTVGGRLKVFNDDLVRFNDQPIAVVVADTLERARYAARLVKAQYEQDKHVTDMAVGIQQAFVPTQAKRNPKSGVADYVRGTADAYKTGAVQLESEYVIPTEVHHPMELQSITAHWEAPDRLTIYDKTQGTMATRRDFAKEWGLPEENVKVIATFVGGAFGNALHSWPHESAAIIAAKKVNRPVKLVLTREQMTTMVGYRPFTWQKVGMSATPDGRITAITHEAVGQTSSYEEFTESTVQQTRMMYQSPNVNTRYRIAALDVSTPIWMRGPGEATGAFALESAMDEMAHLLNMDPMEFRLRNYTDKDPENGKPWSSKFLKECYQMGAERVGWNKRQLKPGSLRDGDWLVGYGMGVGTFGAHRGSSQANIRLLPNGTVLLQSAVTDIGPGTGTAMTQIAADTLGLSPDKIKFEWGNSQFAPAPTQGGSAIVNTVGPAVQEACLALKEKLRTMAATSNTAFASAKKEDVVFADGYVGLNGNPSARASFADLLKQADGGFVTVESKPQGDNQKNYSMYSYSVHFAEVRVHQLTGEVRVSKLVSCADAGTIVNEKTAGNQMKGGAVGGIGMALTEHALIDDRFGRYVTKDLAEYHVPVHADAPDVQVAFVNQPDPYVNALGTKGIGEIAIIGVAPAIANAVFNATGKRVRELPITPDKLI; this comes from the coding sequence ATGGATACTACTCCCACTCCCAAAAACAATATCGGCAAGCCCATGAACCGGGTAGATGGCCGGCTTAAGGTTACGGGTGCTGCCACTTACTCCGCTGAGTACAACCTGCCCAACATGAGCTATGCCGTGCTTGTGGGCAGCACCATTGCGAAGGGCCGGATCAAAAACATTGATGCCCGCGCCGCTGAGCGGGCCCCCGGCGTGCTGGCGGTTATCACCCATTTCAACTCGCCCAAGGTTCCGGGGTTCGTTCCGACGGGCAAAGACCCTTCTCAGCCCCAGACCGTAGGCGGCCGCCTCAAGGTGTTCAATGACGATCTGGTGCGCTTCAACGACCAGCCGATTGCGGTGGTAGTGGCCGACACGCTGGAACGTGCCCGCTACGCCGCCCGGCTGGTGAAAGCCCAATATGAGCAGGACAAACACGTAACCGACATGGCCGTGGGTATACAGCAGGCATTTGTACCTACCCAGGCGAAGAGAAACCCGAAGTCGGGGGTGGCTGACTACGTGCGCGGCACCGCTGATGCCTACAAAACCGGCGCGGTTCAGCTGGAATCGGAGTACGTTATCCCGACGGAGGTGCACCACCCCATGGAGCTGCAATCCATTACCGCCCACTGGGAAGCTCCCGACCGCCTGACGATTTACGACAAGACCCAGGGCACCATGGCTACCCGGCGCGACTTCGCCAAAGAGTGGGGCCTGCCCGAAGAGAACGTAAAGGTCATTGCCACGTTTGTGGGCGGCGCCTTTGGCAATGCCCTGCACAGCTGGCCCCACGAGTCGGCGGCCATCATTGCGGCCAAGAAGGTAAACCGGCCGGTGAAGCTGGTACTCACGCGCGAGCAGATGACCACCATGGTGGGCTACCGTCCCTTTACCTGGCAGAAAGTGGGCATGAGCGCCACGCCCGACGGTAGAATCACGGCCATCACCCATGAAGCCGTGGGCCAGACCTCCAGCTACGAGGAGTTCACGGAATCGACGGTGCAGCAGACCCGCATGATGTACCAGTCGCCGAACGTGAATACCCGCTACCGCATTGCCGCCCTCGACGTGAGCACGCCCATCTGGATGCGCGGCCCCGGCGAGGCCACGGGAGCATTTGCCCTGGAGTCGGCGATGGATGAAATGGCGCACCTGCTGAACATGGACCCCATGGAGTTTCGGCTGCGCAACTACACCGACAAGGACCCCGAAAACGGCAAGCCGTGGTCGAGCAAGTTTCTGAAGGAATGCTACCAGATGGGCGCCGAGCGCGTGGGCTGGAACAAGCGGCAGCTGAAGCCCGGCAGCCTGCGCGACGGCGACTGGCTGGTGGGCTACGGCATGGGCGTGGGCACCTTTGGGGCGCACCGCGGCTCCTCCCAGGCCAACATCCGGCTGCTGCCTAACGGCACAGTGCTTCTACAAAGCGCCGTGACGGACATCGGCCCCGGTACTGGCACTGCCATGACTCAGATTGCCGCCGACACGCTGGGTCTCTCACCCGATAAAATCAAGTTTGAGTGGGGCAACTCGCAGTTTGCACCCGCGCCTACGCAAGGGGGTTCCGCCATTGTAAACACGGTGGGCCCGGCCGTGCAGGAAGCTTGTTTGGCACTGAAAGAGAAGCTGCGCACCATGGCGGCCACCAGCAATACCGCCTTTGCTTCAGCTAAAAAAGAAGACGTAGTTTTTGCCGATGGCTACGTGGGCCTGAATGGTAACCCCAGCGCCCGCGCCAGCTTCGCTGATCTGCTGAAGCAGGCCGATGGCGGCTTTGTTACCGTAGAGTCGAAGCCCCAGGGCGACAACCAGAAGAACTATTCTATGTACTCGTACTCAGTGCACTTTGCCGAGGTGCGCGTGCACCAGCTTACCGGCGAGGTGCGCGTGAGCAAGCTGGTTTCCTGCGCCGATGCGGGGACTATTGTGAACGAGAAAACGGCTGGCAACCAGATGAAGGGCGGTGCCGTGGGCGGTATTGGCATGGCCCTGACCGAGCACGCCCTCATCGATGACCGGTTCGGCCGCTACGTCACCAAGGACCTGGCCGAATATCACGTGCCCGTCCACGCCGATGCGCCCGACGTGCAGGTGGCCTTCGTAAACCAGCCCGACCCCTACGTGAATGCCCTCGGCACGAAAGGCATCGGCGAAATTGCCATCATCGGCGTGGCCCCCGCCATTGCCAACGCGGTGTTCAATGCCACTGGCAAGCGCGTGCGGGAGCTGCCCATCACCCCCGATAAGCTGATTTAA
- a CDS encoding xanthine dehydrogenase family protein molybdopterin-binding subunit, which produces MPKQPAETGVVGNPMQRVDGRLKVTGAARYAAEHPVAGVKHGVLVTSTVARGRIKELNTAAAEKAPGVLAIVTYRNSPKVPGYSDAKASNNPRVEGQEIKIFYDDQIHFYNQPVALAIAETLEQARYAASLVRVAYEQQPHQTDLAANLQQGTEPKKEKDYSRGQAYAYRTAPVHIEQQYGTPIQVHTPLEMHAAIALWEGDKLTVYNKTQAPKLAQQDLMRMFQLPEEKVLVHSPFVGGAFGGSSRIWPQETAAILGAKHVGHPVKLMLRREQEFNLVGYRPRSMQKMGLGAAADGALVGVTHEAFGNTSQYEQFAERIVHPTKSAYRTPNMNTVYKVVPLDVSTPCWTRGPGESSGSFALESAMDELAYALKMDPVALRLRNYAETDPENDKPWASKHLRECYERGAASFGWSKRNPVPRATRQGDWLVGQGMSSGIYKSERQEATAKARLMADGTLLIQSATADTGPGTGTIMTQIAADASGVAPENIRFELGDSALPPAPIQAGSHTATSVGSVVHEVCVALREQLQNLARNQTGSAFSQVPPAELVARNGELQLAQDSSKRLSYVELLRQQNLPMLEVTRQSKGGPELKEHSGKSFCANFVEVHVHALTGEVRVNRVVSVVDAGRVLNHTTARSQVLGAVVWGIGQALMEQAVIDHRYGNFINHDLAEYHVPVNADMPAIDVQFIDKPDPIISPTGAKGLGEIGLVGFAAAVANAVYHATGTRVRELPITPDKLV; this is translated from the coding sequence ATGCCCAAGCAACCCGCTGAGACTGGAGTCGTCGGAAACCCGATGCAGCGCGTGGACGGCCGGCTGAAAGTGACCGGCGCGGCCCGGTACGCGGCTGAGCACCCGGTGGCGGGCGTGAAGCACGGGGTACTGGTGACGAGCACGGTAGCGCGGGGCCGTATCAAGGAGCTTAACACGGCTGCGGCAGAAAAAGCCCCGGGCGTACTGGCCATTGTCACGTATCGAAACTCCCCCAAAGTACCCGGCTACTCTGATGCCAAGGCCAGCAACAACCCGCGGGTAGAAGGTCAGGAGATCAAGATTTTCTACGACGACCAGATTCACTTCTACAACCAGCCCGTGGCCCTGGCCATTGCTGAAACGCTGGAACAGGCCCGCTACGCCGCTTCGCTGGTGCGCGTGGCCTACGAGCAGCAGCCCCACCAAACCGACCTGGCAGCTAACCTACAGCAAGGCACTGAGCCCAAGAAGGAAAAGGACTACTCGCGCGGACAGGCCTACGCCTACCGCACGGCCCCAGTACACATTGAGCAACAGTACGGCACGCCCATTCAGGTGCACACCCCCTTGGAAATGCACGCCGCCATTGCGCTCTGGGAGGGTGATAAGCTGACGGTCTACAACAAAACTCAGGCGCCCAAACTGGCCCAGCAAGACCTCATGCGCATGTTTCAGCTGCCCGAGGAGAAGGTGCTGGTGCATTCGCCCTTCGTGGGTGGGGCTTTCGGAGGTTCCTCGCGCATCTGGCCCCAGGAGACGGCAGCCATCCTCGGGGCCAAGCACGTAGGCCACCCCGTGAAGCTGATGCTGCGCCGCGAGCAGGAGTTTAACTTGGTGGGCTACCGGCCAAGGTCGATGCAGAAAATGGGGCTGGGCGCTGCGGCGGATGGGGCCCTGGTGGGCGTCACGCACGAGGCGTTCGGCAACACCTCCCAGTACGAGCAGTTTGCCGAGCGCATTGTGCACCCCACCAAGTCGGCGTACCGCACGCCCAACATGAACACGGTGTACAAGGTGGTGCCCCTGGACGTGAGCACGCCCTGCTGGACGCGTGGCCCCGGCGAATCGAGCGGGTCTTTTGCTCTGGAGTCGGCGATGGACGAACTGGCCTACGCGCTCAAGATGGACCCCGTGGCCCTGCGCCTGCGCAACTACGCCGAAACCGACCCCGAAAACGACAAGCCCTGGGCCAGCAAGCACCTGCGCGAGTGCTACGAGCGCGGTGCCGCTAGCTTCGGGTGGAGCAAGCGCAACCCCGTGCCCCGCGCCACGCGGCAGGGCGACTGGCTCGTGGGCCAGGGCATGAGCTCAGGCATCTACAAGTCGGAGCGGCAGGAAGCCACCGCCAAGGCCCGCCTGATGGCCGATGGCACCCTGCTCATCCAGAGCGCCACCGCCGATACTGGCCCCGGCACGGGCACCATCATGACCCAGATTGCCGCCGATGCCAGCGGCGTAGCGCCCGAGAACATTCGGTTTGAGCTCGGCGACTCGGCCCTGCCACCTGCCCCCATTCAGGCCGGCTCGCACACGGCTACGTCGGTGGGCTCAGTGGTGCATGAGGTGTGCGTGGCGCTGCGCGAACAACTGCAGAACCTGGCCCGCAACCAAACGGGCTCTGCATTCAGCCAGGTGCCGCCTGCTGAGTTGGTGGCCCGCAACGGAGAGTTGCAACTGGCTCAGGACAGCAGCAAGCGGCTTTCGTACGTGGAACTTCTCAGGCAGCAAAACCTGCCCATGCTGGAAGTCACGCGCCAGTCGAAGGGCGGGCCGGAGCTGAAGGAGCACTCGGGCAAGTCGTTTTGCGCCAACTTCGTGGAGGTGCACGTGCACGCCCTCACCGGCGAGGTGCGCGTGAACCGCGTGGTATCGGTGGTAGATGCGGGGCGGGTGCTCAACCACACCACCGCTCGCAGCCAGGTGCTGGGCGCGGTGGTGTGGGGCATTGGGCAGGCGCTCATGGAGCAGGCCGTCATCGACCACCGCTACGGCAACTTCATCAACCACGACCTGGCCGAGTACCACGTGCCCGTCAACGCCGACATGCCGGCCATTGACGTGCAGTTCATTGATAAACCCGACCCTATCATCAGCCCCACGGGCGCCAAGGGCCTCGGCGAGATTGGCCTGGTAGGCTTTGCCGCCGCCGTGGCCAATGCCGTGTACCACGCCACCGGCACGCGCGTCCGGGAGCTTCCCATCACCCCCGATAAACTGGTCTAG
- a CDS encoding 1-phosphofructokinase family hexose kinase produces MAYIVTLTLNPTVDKSTTTGQIIPDQKLRCAPPKFEPGGGGINVSRALKRLGAESTAIFPVGGHTGLLLQELLSKEDILQQPVVTVGRTRENFIVVDASTGQQYRFGMPGTELAEVEQQQVLTTLRNLPGNPDFLVISGSIPPGVEPEFLVRIVQAAKARGVKVVIDTSGPALHRLLDEGVYLAKPNVGELSRMANIDELDNAAIAQTARALVQEGKCEIVVTSLGPQGACVVTRDLIDHVPAPAVKKRSTVGAGDSMVAGLVYGLTTGLSVRETVRLGVACGTAATMNPGTELFRKEDATRLYHWLLQNTMLSSAA; encoded by the coding sequence ATGGCTTACATCGTCACGCTTACCCTAAACCCTACCGTTGATAAGAGCACGACTACGGGCCAGATTATTCCTGACCAAAAGTTGCGGTGTGCGCCACCTAAGTTTGAGCCGGGCGGGGGCGGCATCAATGTTTCACGGGCCCTCAAGCGGCTGGGTGCCGAGTCGACGGCAATATTTCCGGTGGGCGGCCACACGGGCCTGCTGCTGCAGGAACTTCTGAGCAAGGAAGATATTCTGCAGCAGCCCGTGGTAACGGTAGGCCGCACCCGGGAAAACTTTATTGTGGTGGATGCCTCCACGGGCCAGCAGTACCGCTTTGGGATGCCCGGCACGGAGCTGGCTGAAGTAGAGCAGCAGCAGGTACTCACCACGCTTCGGAACCTACCAGGCAACCCCGATTTTCTGGTCATTAGCGGGAGCATACCGCCCGGCGTAGAGCCTGAGTTTTTGGTCAGGATTGTGCAGGCGGCAAAAGCCCGCGGCGTGAAGGTGGTAATAGACACCTCCGGGCCCGCTTTGCACCGGCTGCTGGATGAAGGTGTGTACCTGGCCAAGCCTAACGTGGGCGAGCTAAGCCGCATGGCGAACATTGATGAGCTGGATAACGCAGCCATAGCCCAAACCGCCCGTGCGCTGGTGCAAGAGGGCAAGTGCGAAATTGTAGTCACGTCTTTGGGGCCCCAGGGAGCCTGCGTGGTTACCCGTGACCTGATAGACCACGTGCCGGCACCCGCCGTGAAAAAGCGCAGCACCGTGGGCGCCGGCGACAGTATGGTAGCCGGGCTGGTGTATGGGCTCACTACGGGCCTCTCCGTGCGCGAGACCGTGCGCCTGGGGGTGGCCTGTGGCACGGCCGCCACCATGAACCCCGGTACTGAGTTATTCCGGAAGGAAGACGCCACCCGGCTCTATCACTGGCTGCTCCAAAACACCATGCTGTCGTCGGCAGCGTAG
- a CDS encoding SDR family NAD(P)-dependent oxidoreductase, protein MNEQTALITGASSGIGFELARCFARDDYRVVLVARHLDELQEAARLLHQEFMGVDILLLPFDLSLPDAAAQLHAETTQRGLRIDALVNDAGFGETGYFTDTDLETELRMIQVNAASLVHLTKLYLRNMMERNEGRILQVGSVASFAPSPCQAVYAATKAFVLSFAEAVQHELKQQKSAVTMTILCPPPTDTNFFRTAHAENTRAAAHTASARAVAEEGYDALMEGASRSLPTLGAKINFVSSLLLPDSMLATLMNTQLHATAR, encoded by the coding sequence ATGAACGAACAAACCGCCCTGATCACCGGTGCCTCAAGCGGCATCGGGTTTGAGTTGGCTCGTTGCTTCGCGCGCGACGATTACCGCGTTGTGCTTGTGGCCCGCCACCTCGATGAGCTGCAGGAAGCTGCCCGCTTACTCCACCAGGAGTTTATGGGTGTAGACATCCTGCTGCTGCCCTTCGACCTGAGCCTGCCCGATGCAGCGGCGCAGCTCCACGCCGAAACCACGCAACGCGGCCTGCGCATTGATGCGCTGGTGAATGACGCCGGCTTTGGTGAAACGGGTTACTTCACGGATACCGACCTGGAAACCGAGCTCCGCATGATTCAAGTAAATGCTGCCTCCCTGGTACACCTCACCAAGCTCTATCTGCGCAACATGATGGAGCGCAATGAGGGCCGCATTCTGCAGGTGGGCTCCGTGGCTTCCTTTGCCCCTAGTCCCTGCCAGGCCGTGTACGCTGCCACCAAGGCCTTTGTGCTCAGCTTCGCCGAGGCCGTGCAGCATGAGCTGAAGCAGCAGAAATCGGCCGTAACCATGACCATCCTCTGCCCGCCTCCCACCGATACTAACTTCTTCCGCACCGCTCACGCCGAAAATACCAGGGCGGCGGCGCACACGGCCTCGGCCCGGGCCGTAGCCGAAGAAGGGTATGATGCTCTGATGGAGGGTGCCTCCCGCTCACTGCCTACTCTGGGCGCCAAAATCAACTTTGTTTCCAGCCTACTCCTCCCCGACTCTATGCTGGCCACTCTCATGAATACGCAGCTCCACGCCACCGCCCGGTAG
- the bla gene encoding metallo-beta-lactamase yields MAVLALGVVFLLSKWKEASDHGGQLPRKPFRIAGNLYYVGTRDVTSFLLTSPQVHVLIDGGYPGTAPMILKSIATLGFNIRAVKILLNSHAHFDHAGGLAALQQASGAKLWANEQDAHILESGGATDPTSGSFRVLAHLGLVYPPPRVDYRFQDGAQIRLGPILLTAHPEPGHTPGCTTWGFPVQDKGRELLAVLATDMVVLPTASLVAPEAYPGIRAEFEHSFNVLRSPPTDIT; encoded by the coding sequence ATGGCCGTGCTTGCCTTGGGCGTTGTGTTTCTGCTAAGCAAATGGAAAGAGGCCTCTGACCATGGTGGCCAGCTCCCCCGGAAGCCGTTCCGGATTGCTGGCAACCTCTACTATGTAGGCACCCGCGACGTAACCTCCTTCCTGCTCACTAGCCCCCAAGTCCACGTGCTGATTGATGGCGGCTACCCCGGCACGGCCCCCATGATTCTAAAGAGCATTGCTACCCTAGGGTTCAACATCAGGGCCGTAAAAATTTTACTCAACTCTCATGCTCACTTCGACCACGCGGGTGGCCTAGCAGCACTTCAGCAAGCTTCCGGGGCGAAGCTGTGGGCTAATGAGCAAGACGCCCACATTCTGGAATCTGGCGGGGCCACTGACCCAACTAGTGGTTCCTTCAGAGTACTGGCCCACCTCGGCCTGGTTTACCCCCCACCACGCGTAGACTATCGGTTTCAGGATGGGGCTCAGATCCGGCTGGGGCCCATCTTGCTCACGGCCCACCCCGAGCCGGGCCACACGCCAGGCTGTACCACCTGGGGCTTTCCGGTGCAGGATAAGGGGCGGGAGCTGCTGGCCGTATTGGCTACTGATATGGTGGTATTGCCCACCGCCTCGCTTGTTGCCCCAGAGGCTTACCCAGGCATCCGGGCCGAATTTGAGCACAGCTTCAACGTTCTGCGTAGCCCACCCACCGATATTACCTGA
- a CDS encoding HipA family kinase: MQAATLSLRTVDVTRYVTPLREGGSLPALVEADDGFMYVVKFRGAGQGVKALIAELVVGEMARALGLRVPELVFCQLDEAFGRTEPDEEIQDLLRFSTGLNLALHYLSGASTFDPLVNTIEPELASLIVWLDCLTMNVDRTARNTNLLMWHKELWLIDHGAALYVHHAGPSWSEPKPRPFPQVKDHVLLPQAKELAAANALGHSRLTPERIRAILALVPAEWLAEPEVDAEEQRENYVRFLTTRLAASETFVQEAENARKALV; the protein is encoded by the coding sequence ATGCAGGCTGCTACCCTTTCTCTAAGAACCGTTGACGTAACGCGCTACGTTACTCCGCTGCGCGAAGGAGGCTCGCTACCGGCCCTCGTAGAGGCCGATGATGGGTTCATGTACGTGGTAAAATTCCGGGGGGCCGGCCAGGGCGTGAAGGCCCTGATTGCCGAGCTGGTAGTGGGCGAAATGGCCCGCGCACTAGGCCTGCGGGTGCCGGAGCTGGTGTTTTGCCAGCTCGACGAAGCCTTTGGCCGCACTGAGCCCGACGAAGAAATTCAGGACCTGCTCCGTTTCAGCACCGGCCTCAACCTGGCCCTGCACTACCTCTCCGGCGCCAGCACCTTCGACCCCCTGGTGAATACCATTGAGCCGGAGCTGGCCTCTCTGATTGTGTGGCTTGATTGCCTCACGATGAACGTAGACCGCACCGCCCGCAACACCAACCTGCTCATGTGGCACAAGGAGCTGTGGCTGATTGACCACGGCGCGGCGCTGTACGTGCACCACGCCGGCCCGAGCTGGTCGGAGCCCAAGCCCCGACCATTTCCGCAGGTGAAAGACCATGTGCTGCTGCCCCAGGCCAAAGAGCTGGCCGCCGCCAATGCCCTAGGCCACTCCCGCCTCACGCCCGAGCGCATCAGGGCTATTCTGGCGCTGGTACCAGCTGAGTGGCTGGCCGAGCCCGAGGTAGATGCCGAAGAGCAGCGGGAAAATTATGTGCGGTTCCTGACGACGCGTCTGGCCGCCTCCGAAACCTTTGTTCAGGAAGCCGAAAATGCCCGAAAAGCACTTGTATGA